CGTCATTGCCGCCTGGGGCCTGCAACTGGCCCTGTCCGCGTCGCGTCCTTCGGGACGCTCGATTGCGGGGCTGGCGACGGGAAACCTGCTGGTGAGCGCCACGCTCGTTCCGGCTGCCCTGGCGGGCATCACGGCAGTGTCGGGCATCCCCGCCGTTCTTCCGCTGGGTGTTGGGGCGGGCTTGGTCGTGCTGGCCGTGCTGGCCATCGTGTTGCCCCGCGAACGGTCACGCCTGTGACGCTCGGCACGGGAGTGGAGGTCTCCTGATGGAGCGCTTGCAAAAGCGGCTGGCGCGGGCGGGCGTCGCATCGCGCCGGGCGGCGGAGGAGCTTATTCGTGAGGGACGCGTGACGGTCGGCGGTGTTCCTGCGACGCTGGGCCAGAGCGTCGGCGAAGGGGACGAAGTCCGCGTCGATGGCGTGCTGCTGTCGCCGGATGTCTCGGAGCACGTGACGTTCATGCTTTACAAGCCCCGCGGTATCATCACGAGCGCCCGCGACGAGCTGGGGCGTCAGGGCGTGCTGGACCTGATGCCGACTTACCCTGGCCTGCATTCGGTGGGTCGGCTTGACCGGGATTCCGAGGGACTGCTGCTGCTCACCACCGACGGTGACCTGACCTTGCGTCTGACCCACCCGCGTTACGCTCACGAAAAGCAGTACCGTGTCTGGCTGGACAGCCCGCTTCCACGCGGAGCGCTCGACCTGCTGCGCCAAGGCGTCGAACTTGACGAGGGCCGGACTTCGCCGGCCGAGGTTGAGGAAGCCGACGGTGGTCTGTACGTGACCATCCGTGAAGGACGCAACCGGCAGGTGCGCCGCATGGTGCAGGCCGTGGGCGCCGAAGTCACGCGGCTGGTTCGCGTACGCTTCGGCGGCCTGTTTCTGGGCGACCTGCGCACTGGCGAGTTCTGCGCGTTGAGCACGTCGGACTTGCAGCAACTGGAAGACCCTTCCCGCATGCCACGTTCCTCGTGGCGTGAGGCGTGGCAAGAGACGCGCGAGCGCTGGGGCTGATGAGCGCT
The Deinococcus peraridilitoris DSM 19664 genome window above contains:
- a CDS encoding pseudouridine synthase, which translates into the protein MERLQKRLARAGVASRRAAEELIREGRVTVGGVPATLGQSVGEGDEVRVDGVLLSPDVSEHVTFMLYKPRGIITSARDELGRQGVLDLMPTYPGLHSVGRLDRDSEGLLLLTTDGDLTLRLTHPRYAHEKQYRVWLDSPLPRGALDLLRQGVELDEGRTSPAEVEEADGGLYVTIREGRNRQVRRMVQAVGAEVTRLVRVRFGGLFLGDLRTGEFCALSTSDLQQLEDPSRMPRSSWREAWQETRERWG